The following proteins come from a genomic window of Ochotona princeps isolate mOchPri1 chromosome 14, mOchPri1.hap1, whole genome shotgun sequence:
- the LOC101533876 gene encoding non-structural maintenance of chromosomes element 1 homolog — MQGSARKPGVMTDVPRGFLQLLMTPGVLEEWEVERIQRHCYKVHGRNAPVEKLEDFIYTVNSALQSLYMEIKKGVTEDDGRPIYALVNLTTTPISKMATDFAENELDLFRKALELITDSETGFASSTNILNLVDQLKGKKMKKKEAEQVLQKFVQSKWLIEKEGKFTLHGRAILEMEQYIRETFPDSVKSCNICHSLLIQGQSCETCGIRLHLPCVAKYFQSNPEPRCPQL; from the coding sequence aTGCAGGGGAGTGCGAGAAAGCCGGGAGTCATGACCGACGTCCCCCGGGGGTTCCTGCAGCTGCTGATGACTCCCGGCGTGCTGgaggagtgggaagtggagcgtaTACAGAGACACTGCTACAAGGTCCACGGCCGCAACGCTCCTGTGGAGAAGCTGGAGGACTTCATCTACACCGTCAACAGTGCCTTGCAGTCTCTCTACATGGAGATCAAGAAAGGAGTCACGGAAGACGACGGCCGACCCATTTATGCACTGGTGAACCTCACCACCACGCCCATTTCCAAAATGGCCACGGATTTTGCTGAGAACGAACTGGACCTATTCAGAAAGGCGCTGGAGCTGATCACCGACTCGGAAACGGGCTTTGCGTCCTCCACCAACATCCTGAACCTGGTCGATCAGCTGAAAggcaagaagatgaagaagaaggaggCCGAGCAGGTGCTGCAGAAGTTCGTGCAGAGCAAATGGCTGATCGAGAAGGAGGGGAAGTTCACGCTGCATGGCCGGGCTATCCTGGAGATGGAGCAGTACATCCGGGAGACGTTTCCAGATTCCGTGAAGAGCTGCAACATCTGCCATAGCCTCCTCATCCAGGGTCAAAGCTGCGAAACTTGTGGCATCCGGTTACACTTGCCGTGTGTGGCCAAGTACTTCCAGTCGAACCCTGAGCCACGCTGCCCCCAACTGTAA